Proteins encoded in a region of the Chitinophagales bacterium genome:
- a CDS encoding UDP-glucuronic acid decarboxylase family protein, which translates to MAKSVLITGAAGFLGSHLCDRFIKEGYRVMGMDNMITGDLSNIEHLFKLEQFTFYNHDVSNFVYVPGKLDYILHFASPASPIDYLKIPIQTLKVGSLGTHNLLGLAKAKNARILVASTSEVYGDPKVHPQTEDYWGNVNPIGPRGVYDEAKRFQEAITMAYHTYHNLETRIVRIFNTYGPRMRLNDGRALPAFIGQALRGEDLTVFGDGSQTRSFCYVDDLVEGIYRLLLSDYHMPVNIGNPSEISIKDFAEEIIKLTGTKQKVTYKELPKDDPTQRRPDITKAKEILGWVPNVSREEGLKITYEYFKSLPEDALYKMEHKNFDKYIQK; encoded by the coding sequence ATGGCAAAGTCAGTTTTAATTACCGGTGCAGCAGGATTTTTGGGTTCCCATCTTTGTGATCGATTTATCAAGGAAGGCTACCGCGTAATGGGAATGGACAACATGATTACCGGTGACCTGAGCAATATCGAACACCTGTTTAAGCTGGAGCAATTCACCTTTTACAATCACGATGTTTCCAACTTTGTGTATGTGCCGGGCAAACTGGATTATATCCTGCATTTTGCATCACCTGCCAGCCCAATTGATTATCTGAAAATACCGATTCAAACATTAAAGGTGGGATCTTTGGGCACACACAATCTACTTGGATTGGCCAAAGCTAAAAATGCAAGAATCCTGGTGGCTTCCACATCTGAAGTTTATGGCGACCCAAAAGTACATCCGCAAACAGAAGATTACTGGGGCAATGTCAACCCCATCGGGCCGCGCGGAGTGTATGATGAAGCCAAACGTTTCCAGGAAGCCATAACAATGGCTTATCATACCTATCATAATTTAGAAACCCGTATTGTCCGCATTTTTAACACTTACGGACCAAGAATGCGGTTGAATGACGGGCGTGCCTTGCCGGCTTTCATCGGCCAGGCACTGCGCGGTGAAGACCTTACTGTTTTTGGTGATGGCTCTCAAACCCGCTCATTCTGCTATGTAGATGATCTGGTAGAAGGCATTTACCGTCTTTTGCTAAGCGATTATCACATGCCTGTAAATATTGGAAACCCCTCTGAGATTTCCATAAAGGATTTTGCAGAAGAAATCATTAAACTGACCGGTACAAAGCAAAAAGTCACTTACAAAGAATTACCTAAAGATGACCCTACACAGCGAAGACCTGACATCACAAAAGCAAAAGAGATATTGGGTTGGGTACCTAATGTTAGTCGTGAAGAGGGTTTGAAGATTACTTATGAATACTTCAAATCACTTCCCGAAGATGCTTTGTATAAAATGGAGCACAAAAATTTCGA